A genomic segment from Streptomyces sp. NBC_01233 encodes:
- a CDS encoding adenylosuccinate synthase produces MPALVLLGAQWGDEGKGKATDLLGGSVDYVVRYQGGNNAGHTVVVGDQKYALHLLPSGILSPGCTPVIGNGVVVDPAVLLSELRGLNERGIDTSKLLLSGNAHLITPYNVTLDKVGERFLGKRKIGTTGRGIGPTYADKINRIGIRVQDLYDESILTQKVEAALEGKNQLLAKLYNRRAIDAAQIVEEMLQYAEQIKPYVADTTLILNNALDEDKVVLFEGGQGTLLDVDHGTYPFVTSSNPTAGGACTGTGVGPTKISRVIGILKAYTTRVGAGPFPTELFDQDGEDLRRIGGERGVTTGRDRRCGWFDAPIARYATRVNGLTDFFLTKLDVLTGWEQIPVCVAYEIDGKRVEELPYSQSDFHHAKPIYEYLPGWSEDITKAKTFEDLPANAQAYVKALEEMSGAPISAIGVGPGRTETIEINSFL; encoded by the coding sequence GTGCCCGCTCTTGTGCTGCTCGGAGCTCAGTGGGGTGACGAGGGCAAGGGAAAGGCCACCGACCTGCTCGGTGGATCCGTTGACTATGTAGTGCGCTACCAGGGTGGCAACAACGCCGGCCACACGGTCGTCGTAGGCGACCAGAAGTACGCGCTGCACCTTCTCCCCTCCGGCATCCTCTCCCCCGGATGCACCCCGGTCATCGGTAACGGCGTCGTCGTCGACCCGGCCGTCCTGCTCTCCGAGCTGCGCGGCCTGAACGAGCGCGGCATCGACACCTCCAAGCTGCTCCTCAGCGGCAACGCGCACCTGATCACGCCGTACAACGTCACCCTCGACAAGGTCGGCGAGCGCTTCCTCGGCAAGCGCAAGATCGGTACCACCGGTCGCGGCATCGGCCCGACGTACGCGGACAAGATCAACCGCATCGGCATCCGGGTCCAGGACCTCTACGACGAGTCGATCCTCACCCAGAAGGTCGAAGCGGCGCTGGAGGGCAAGAACCAGCTCCTGGCGAAGCTCTACAACCGCCGGGCGATCGACGCCGCGCAGATCGTCGAAGAGATGCTCCAGTACGCGGAGCAGATCAAGCCGTACGTCGCCGACACCACCCTGATCCTCAACAACGCGCTGGACGAGGACAAGGTCGTGCTCTTCGAGGGCGGTCAGGGCACCCTGCTCGACGTCGACCACGGCACCTACCCCTTCGTCACCTCGTCGAACCCGACCGCGGGCGGCGCCTGCACCGGCACCGGCGTGGGCCCGACGAAGATCAGCCGCGTCATCGGCATCCTCAAGGCCTACACGACCCGCGTCGGCGCGGGCCCGTTCCCGACCGAGCTGTTCGACCAGGACGGCGAGGACCTGCGCCGCATCGGCGGCGAGCGCGGTGTGACCACCGGCCGTGACCGTCGCTGCGGCTGGTTCGACGCGCCGATCGCACGGTACGCCACCCGGGTGAACGGCCTCACCGACTTCTTCCTCACCAAGCTGGACGTGCTGACCGGCTGGGAGCAGATCCCGGTGTGCGTCGCGTACGAGATCGACGGCAAGCGCGTCGAGGAGCTCCCCTACTCGCAGAGCGACTTCCACCACGCGAAGCCGATCTACGAATACCTCCCCGGCTGGTCCGAGGACATCACCAAGGCCAAGACCTTCGAGGACCTGCCGGCGAACGCGCAGGCGTACGTCAAGGCCCTGGAGGAGATGTCGGGCGCCCCGATCTCCGCGATCGGCGTCGGCCCCGGCCGCACCGAGACGATCGAGATCAACTCCTTCCTGTAA
- a CDS encoding diacylglycerol kinase produces the protein MSQAGAPVGGLLVLVDPVARRLDGESVRIAKDVLSAGAAAKICLPDSQEEFARALARRGHRQPVIVGDDRALVRAVGLLYRERALGEGALALVPVGPVGSLGLAGSLGVPLSAVSAARAVLDGAARMCDLLVDDSDGVVLGALRIPPVRGIPRPAGPSVWSAYRSLVRTLVRPVAADVGGGAGGSGGHHRLRVEADGVLLADVDQPVEDVSVRTCDDGGPAEVVVRTSGGPAGSTVTARAKTVTVSGADFRYRADAAMTGPVRRRTWTLRPGAWTLTLPR, from the coding sequence ATGAGCCAAGCGGGCGCGCCGGTAGGCGGCCTGCTCGTGCTCGTCGACCCGGTCGCCCGCCGTCTTGACGGCGAGTCCGTGCGGATTGCGAAGGATGTGTTGTCAGCGGGCGCGGCAGCGAAAATCTGCCTCCCGGATTCACAGGAGGAATTTGCGCGGGCTCTTGCCCGCCGCGGTCATCGGCAGCCGGTGATCGTGGGCGACGACCGGGCCCTGGTCCGGGCCGTGGGGCTGCTGTACCGGGAGCGGGCGCTGGGCGAGGGCGCCCTGGCGCTGGTCCCGGTGGGGCCTGTGGGGTCCCTCGGTCTGGCGGGTTCCCTCGGGGTTCCGCTTTCGGCCGTTTCCGCGGCCCGGGCGGTGCTCGACGGGGCGGCGCGGATGTGCGACCTGCTGGTCGACGACAGCGACGGGGTGGTGCTGGGTGCGCTGCGGATCCCGCCGGTGCGGGGGATTCCGCGGCCGGCCGGGCCGTCGGTGTGGAGCGCGTACCGCTCGCTGGTCCGGACGCTGGTCCGCCCGGTGGCGGCGGACGTCGGCGGTGGCGCGGGCGGGAGCGGTGGTCACCACCGGCTGCGGGTCGAGGCCGACGGGGTGCTGTTGGCGGACGTGGACCAGCCCGTGGAGGACGTCTCGGTGCGCACGTGCGACGACGGAGGTCCGGCCGAGGTCGTGGTCCGCACGAGTGGCGGCCCGGCGGGCTCCACGGTGACGGCCCGGGCCAAGACGGTGACGGTGTCGGGCGCGGACTTCCGCTACCGGGCCGACGCGGCGATGACCGGGCCGGTCCGCCGCCGTACGTGGACCCTGCGGCCCGGGGCATGGACGCTCACGCTGCCCCGGTGA
- a CDS encoding GbsR/MarR family transcriptional regulator yields MVDTGLDAGTDERDRLDERDGEAVSRFVERFAAQLTDAGMQRMAARVFAQLLASDGGAMTSAELGEALQISPAAVSGAVSYLTQVNMVSREREPGSRRDRYVLHNELWYETFTRRDQVLSLWEKTLREGAATLGTGSPAGERVAETAAFFEFLQGETLAMMDRWRDHRKKLGLG; encoded by the coding sequence ATGGTGGACACGGGCTTGGACGCGGGCACGGACGAGCGGGACCGGCTGGACGAGAGGGACGGCGAAGCGGTCTCGCGCTTCGTGGAGCGGTTCGCCGCGCAGCTCACCGACGCGGGTATGCAGCGGATGGCCGCGCGGGTCTTCGCGCAGCTGCTGGCGAGCGACGGGGGCGCGATGACCTCGGCCGAGCTGGGCGAGGCGCTGCAGATCAGCCCGGCGGCGGTGTCGGGGGCCGTGTCCTACCTGACCCAGGTCAACATGGTCAGCCGCGAACGCGAGCCGGGCTCACGGCGCGACCGGTACGTCCTGCACAACGAGCTCTGGTACGAGACCTTCACCCGGCGCGACCAGGTCCTGAGCCTGTGGGAGAAGACCCTGCGCGAGGGCGCCGCCACCCTCGGCACCGGCTCGCCGGCCGGCGAGCGGGTCGCGGAGACGGCGGCCTTCTTCGAGTTCCTGCAGGGCGAGACGCTGGCCATGATGGACCGCTGGCGGGACCACCGGAAGAAGCTGGGCCTCGGCTAG
- a CDS encoding ABC transporter ATP-binding protein, with protein MTKAISVAGLHKAFGRTRALDGLDLSVTTGEVHGFLGPNGAGKSTTIRVLLGLLRADSGATELLGGDPWADAVSLHRRVAYVPGDVTLWRNLSGGEVIDLYGRLRGGLDRARRAELLERFELDPTKKGRTYSKGNRQKVALVAAFASDVELLILDEPTSGLDPLMEEVFQSCVAEARAAGRTILLSSHILSEVEALCDRVSIIRKGRTVETGTLAELRHLTRTSISAELAGPPNGIAHLPGVHDVEVQGLKVRLQADTDRLDAVLRSLAASGVRSLTSTPPTLEELFLRHYTGEANGR; from the coding sequence ATGACGAAGGCAATCAGCGTCGCCGGGCTCCACAAGGCGTTCGGCCGCACCCGCGCACTGGACGGACTCGACCTCTCGGTCACCACTGGCGAGGTCCACGGCTTCCTCGGCCCCAACGGAGCCGGCAAGTCCACCACCATCCGGGTCCTGCTGGGCCTGCTGCGCGCCGACTCCGGCGCCACCGAACTGCTCGGCGGCGACCCGTGGGCCGACGCGGTCTCCCTGCACCGCCGGGTCGCCTACGTCCCCGGAGACGTCACCCTGTGGCGCAACCTCTCCGGCGGCGAGGTCATCGACCTCTACGGGCGGCTGCGCGGCGGCCTCGACCGGGCCCGCCGCGCCGAGCTCCTCGAGCGCTTCGAGCTCGACCCCACCAAGAAGGGGCGCACGTACTCCAAGGGCAACCGGCAGAAGGTCGCGCTCGTCGCCGCCTTCGCCTCCGACGTCGAACTGCTCATCCTCGACGAGCCCACCTCCGGCCTCGACCCGCTGATGGAGGAGGTCTTCCAGAGCTGCGTCGCCGAGGCCCGCGCGGCCGGACGCACCATCCTGCTCAGCTCGCACATCCTGAGCGAGGTCGAGGCCCTCTGCGACCGGGTCAGCATCATCCGCAAGGGCCGCACCGTGGAGACGGGCACCCTCGCCGAACTCCGCCACCTCACCCGCACGTCGATCAGCGCCGAGCTCGCCGGACCGCCGAACGGGATCGCCCACCTGCCGGGTGTCCACGACGTGGAGGTGCAGGGCCTCAAGGTCCGGCTGCAGGCCGACACCGACCGGCTGGACGCCGTACTGCGCTCCCTCGCCGCATCGGGGGTGCGGTCGCTGACCTCGACACCGCCCACCCTCGAAGAGCTCTTCCTGCGCCACTACACGGGCGAGGCGAACGGCCGATGA
- a CDS encoding ABC transporter permease, whose product MKRRLAGTGALLRLALRRDRVTMPVWILVTSLLVVSMPGSLAGVYGTAAERARTAASMNANSSMRALYGPVFSDSLGGLTAWRAGVYGAVLAAVMSLVIVIRHTREEEETGRQELLSAGVVGRRAPLTAALLAALVANACVALLVAGGLAGQGAPGALALGLAMAGSGMFFASLAAIAAQLTESARAAKGIAAAALGAAFVLKAAGDSGSAGGTSRAGGPGGGSSALTWASPLGWVENVRAFAAERWWVLLLFAAAVAVQAGAAYALAGRRDLGMSFLPSRPGPAEGRLGTAGALAWRLQRGSVAGWSAGFLLAGVVFGGMADGAADLVGGNEKTREIIERMGGQSGLTDAFLATLAGMFGLIAALYVVSSVLRQAGEEAGQRAEPLLANAVGRLRWAGGHLAVAFGGSALILLLAGLGLGIGHGREVGAAIGATLAQLPAVWLIGALAALLYGAAPRYATAAWAVAGTALALGWVGPALNLPQAVLDLSPFAHLPKLPGAQAWAWSPLLTLTALAAALTAAGLAALRRRDMTA is encoded by the coding sequence ATGAAGCGACGACTGGCGGGCACCGGCGCCCTGCTCCGGCTGGCCCTGCGCCGCGACCGCGTGACGATGCCGGTCTGGATCCTGGTCACCTCGCTCCTGGTCGTGAGCATGCCCGGCTCGCTGGCCGGCGTGTACGGCACCGCGGCCGAACGCGCCCGGACCGCCGCCTCGATGAACGCCAACAGCTCGATGCGCGCCCTGTACGGGCCCGTCTTCAGCGACTCCCTCGGTGGCCTGACCGCCTGGCGGGCCGGCGTCTACGGCGCCGTGCTCGCGGCCGTGATGAGCCTGGTCATCGTCATCCGGCACACCCGCGAGGAGGAGGAAACGGGCCGTCAGGAACTGCTCTCCGCCGGGGTGGTGGGGCGGCGCGCCCCGCTGACGGCCGCTCTGCTGGCCGCCCTCGTGGCCAACGCGTGCGTCGCCCTGCTCGTCGCGGGCGGCCTCGCGGGGCAGGGCGCGCCGGGAGCGCTCGCCCTGGGCCTGGCCATGGCCGGCAGCGGCATGTTCTTCGCCTCCCTGGCGGCCATCGCCGCCCAGCTCACCGAGAGCGCCCGCGCCGCCAAGGGGATCGCGGCCGCGGCGCTCGGCGCAGCCTTCGTCCTGAAGGCCGCGGGCGACTCCGGGTCTGCCGGGGGTACCTCCCGGGCCGGAGGCCCAGGGGGCGGGAGTTCGGCCCTGACCTGGGCCTCGCCGCTCGGCTGGGTCGAGAACGTACGGGCCTTCGCCGCCGAACGCTGGTGGGTGCTCCTCCTGTTCGCCGCCGCCGTCGCAGTGCAGGCGGGCGCGGCGTACGCCCTCGCCGGACGGCGTGACCTGGGCATGAGCTTCCTGCCGTCCCGGCCGGGGCCGGCCGAGGGGCGCCTGGGCACGGCGGGCGCGCTGGCCTGGCGGCTGCAGCGCGGCAGCGTGGCCGGCTGGAGCGCCGGATTCCTGCTCGCCGGTGTCGTCTTCGGCGGGATGGCGGACGGCGCCGCGGACCTGGTCGGCGGCAACGAGAAGACCCGCGAGATCATCGAGCGGATGGGCGGTCAGAGCGGGCTCACCGACGCCTTCCTCGCCACCCTGGCCGGGATGTTCGGCCTGATCGCCGCCCTGTACGTGGTCTCGTCGGTGCTGCGCCAGGCCGGTGAGGAGGCGGGGCAGCGCGCGGAGCCGCTGCTCGCGAACGCGGTCGGCCGGCTGCGCTGGGCCGGCGGCCACCTGGCCGTGGCCTTCGGCGGCTCGGCGCTGATCCTGCTGCTGGCGGGGCTGGGCCTCGGCATCGGGCACGGCCGCGAGGTGGGGGCGGCGATCGGCGCCACGCTCGCGCAGCTCCCGGCGGTGTGGCTGATCGGGGCGCTGGCGGCGCTGCTGTACGGCGCGGCCCCCAGGTACGCGACGGCCGCCTGGGCGGTGGCCGGGACCGCGCTGGCCCTGGGCTGGGTCGGCCCGGCGCTGAACCTCCCGCAGGCCGTCCTGGACCTCTCGCCCTTCGCCCACCTGCCCAAGCTCCCGGGCGCGCAGGCATGGGCCTGGTCCCCGCTGCTGACCCTGACCGCCCTGGCGGCGGCCCTGACCGCAGCCGGCCTCGCAGCCCTGCGCCGCCGCGACATGACCGCATGA
- a CDS encoding response regulator transcription factor, protein MTIRVLIVDDQMMVREGFSVLLNAMDGIEVVGEAVDGREAIAQVAALRPDVVLMDIRMPQMNGLEATREIVAADTDAKVLVLTTFDLDEYVYQALRAGASGFLLKDASARQLADGVRVVAAGEALLAPSVTKRLIAEFSKISETRKLADPAGVGELTERETEVLVLIAQGLSNAEIAAQLIVAESTIKTHVSRILVKLGLRDRTQAAVFAYETRLVTPG, encoded by the coding sequence ATGACGATCAGAGTGCTGATCGTCGACGACCAGATGATGGTGCGGGAGGGGTTCTCCGTCCTGCTGAACGCCATGGACGGCATCGAGGTGGTGGGCGAGGCGGTCGATGGCCGGGAGGCCATCGCGCAGGTGGCGGCGCTGCGGCCGGATGTGGTGCTGATGGACATCCGGATGCCGCAGATGAACGGGCTGGAGGCGACGCGGGAGATCGTCGCCGCGGACACGGACGCGAAGGTGCTGGTCCTGACGACCTTCGACCTCGACGAGTACGTGTACCAGGCGCTGCGGGCCGGGGCCTCCGGGTTCCTGCTCAAGGACGCGTCGGCCCGTCAGCTGGCGGACGGGGTCCGGGTGGTGGCGGCCGGGGAGGCCCTCTTGGCGCCTTCGGTGACCAAGCGGCTGATCGCGGAGTTCTCGAAGATCTCCGAGACGCGCAAGCTCGCGGATCCGGCGGGAGTGGGTGAGCTGACGGAGCGGGAGACGGAGGTGCTGGTGCTGATCGCTCAGGGGCTGTCCAATGCGGAGATAGCGGCCCAACTGATCGTCGCGGAGTCCACGATCAAGACCCATGTGAGCCGGATCCTGGTGAAGCTGGGCCTGCGCGACCGCACGCAGGCAGCGGTGTTCGCCTACGAGACCCGGTTGGTGACACCGGGGTAG
- a CDS encoding sensor histidine kinase → MTETTTGGTARPPEFRLASGLFRSLRDDLITDAFAFRPLPPIRTDGRLARLVPRALRPRAAFLPHSVVVLLSLVTVLVTVVNNRTLHSGLSLLMGLMAATPVLMTLVRPVGAVWVLLGVTLPLAMVESTSTSMTWPWSPGTFFAHLVVVTIVALRSRPRVAGWLWLITVAIGSLLPSAIGRPLEPGPMAFLCAVSLLAVTVRNTRKEAQQEVTAQQEVTAVERDKRTLLEERTTIARELHDVVAHHMSVVAIQAEAAPYRVKNPPPELEAAFVTIRENAVAALTELRRVLGVVRSSDYEAPDAPQPTLASLDVLLANVREAGLNVEKTITGAVRELPQGVELSAYRIIQEALSNTLRHAPGAAAEVEVSYVLGGLGIQIVNQAATADARPSAGAGHGITGMRERVAMLEGEMTAGQTAAGGYEVAVFIPVRNRQEPDPVLEAETI, encoded by the coding sequence ATGACCGAGACGACCACCGGGGGGACAGCCCGGCCACCTGAGTTCCGACTCGCTTCGGGCCTGTTCCGGAGCCTCCGCGACGACCTGATCACCGATGCGTTCGCCTTCCGGCCGCTGCCTCCGATCCGCACGGACGGGCGGCTCGCCCGGTTGGTTCCGCGGGCGCTGCGCCCCAGGGCGGCGTTCCTGCCGCATTCCGTGGTGGTCCTGCTGTCCCTGGTCACGGTGCTCGTCACCGTCGTCAACAACAGGACGCTCCATTCCGGGCTGTCGCTGCTGATGGGGCTGATGGCCGCGACGCCGGTGCTGATGACGCTGGTGCGGCCGGTGGGGGCCGTGTGGGTGCTGCTCGGCGTGACCCTCCCGCTGGCCATGGTGGAGAGCACGAGCACGAGCATGACCTGGCCGTGGTCTCCGGGCACGTTCTTCGCCCACCTCGTCGTGGTCACCATCGTGGCGTTGCGGAGCCGGCCACGGGTGGCCGGGTGGTTGTGGCTGATCACCGTGGCGATCGGGTCGTTGCTGCCCTCGGCGATAGGCCGGCCCCTCGAGCCCGGACCGATGGCCTTCCTGTGCGCGGTCTCCCTCCTCGCGGTCACCGTCCGCAACACCCGCAAGGAGGCGCAGCAGGAGGTCACGGCGCAGCAGGAGGTCACGGCCGTCGAGCGGGACAAGCGGACGCTGCTGGAGGAGCGGACGACGATCGCGCGGGAGCTGCACGACGTGGTGGCGCACCACATGTCGGTGGTGGCGATCCAGGCGGAGGCCGCGCCGTACCGGGTGAAGAACCCGCCGCCGGAGCTGGAGGCGGCGTTCGTCACCATCCGGGAGAACGCGGTGGCGGCCCTGACGGAGCTGCGGCGGGTGCTGGGTGTGGTGCGCTCCTCCGACTACGAGGCTCCGGACGCCCCGCAGCCGACGCTGGCCTCGCTGGACGTGCTGCTGGCCAACGTGCGGGAGGCCGGGCTGAACGTGGAGAAGACGATCACGGGCGCGGTGCGGGAGCTGCCGCAGGGCGTGGAGCTGTCGGCGTACCGGATCATCCAGGAGGCCCTGAGCAACACGCTGCGGCACGCGCCGGGAGCGGCGGCCGAGGTGGAGGTCTCGTACGTGCTGGGTGGTCTGGGGATACAGATCGTCAATCAGGCGGCGACCGCGGATGCGCGGCCTTCGGCGGGGGCCGGGCACGGGATCACCGGAATGCGGGAGCGGGTGGCCATGCTGGAGGGGGAGATGACCGCCGGACAGACGGCCGCCGGCGGGTACGAGGTGGCGGTGTTCATACCGGTGCGCAATCGCCAGGAGCCGGATCCGGTGCTGGAGGCGGAGACCATATGA
- a CDS encoding response regulator transcription factor: MSTPIKVLIADDQMMVRQGFTVLLNAQPDIEVVGQAVDGADAVAKVAELAPDVVLMDIRMPGMGGIEATSVITGVPDATVKVLVLTTFDLDEYVYEALRAGASGFLLKDASADQLAEAVRVVAAGEALLSPNITKRLITEFSRMGAPRAPSRARIDELTERETEVLSLVAQGLSNAEIAAHLTVAEQTVKTHVGRILVKLGLRDRTQAAVFAYETGLVRPAGY, from the coding sequence ATGAGCACCCCGATCAAGGTGTTGATCGCCGACGACCAGATGATGGTGCGGCAGGGCTTCACCGTGCTTCTCAACGCGCAGCCCGACATAGAGGTCGTGGGACAGGCGGTGGACGGGGCCGACGCCGTGGCGAAGGTCGCCGAGCTGGCCCCGGACGTGGTGCTGATGGACATCCGCATGCCGGGGATGGGTGGCATCGAGGCCACGTCCGTCATCACCGGGGTTCCCGATGCCACCGTGAAGGTGCTGGTGCTGACCACCTTCGATCTCGACGAGTACGTGTACGAGGCGCTGCGGGCCGGGGCCTCCGGGTTCCTGCTCAAGGACGCCTCGGCCGACCAGCTCGCCGAGGCGGTGAGGGTGGTGGCGGCCGGCGAGGCGCTGCTCTCGCCGAACATCACGAAGCGGCTGATCACGGAGTTCTCCCGGATGGGGGCGCCGCGGGCGCCGTCGCGGGCCCGGATCGACGAACTGACCGAGCGGGAGACCGAGGTGCTGTCGCTCGTGGCGCAGGGCCTGTCGAATGCGGAGATCGCGGCCCACCTGACGGTGGCCGAGCAGACGGTGAAGACGCATGTCGGACGGATCCTGGTGAAGCTGGGCCTGCGGGACCGCACGCAGGCGGCGGTGTTCGCGTACGAGACGGGGCTGGTCCGGCCGGCCGGATACTGA
- a CDS encoding sensor histidine kinase: protein MINPSESPVPDARRIRSGRTAPRGLARELFTLRRDPLPKMSRPRWLAWLPHVVLGYAAIPCGVLTGMQLNDHYGVFGAAVLGLSLLTSASVLLSMFRPIAAWWLGLVTTALIAWVIHDHVGPGQSWHWTAAGPFTFAPLILMVALRVPPRVTVWVIGITLALSGLADAVLRPPQSQTITAGVAILFAFVGILGYALRATRLARGKLVEQESLTEEERARRTLLEERSRIARELHDVVAHHMSVISIQAQVAPHLVENPSEELKENLAGIRENALEALTELRRVLGVLRSENPDDPANPHHPQPTLAELDGLVDNVRGAGLDVTTAIAGIRRPLTPGVELTAYRIVQEALSNCLRHAPGSQVEVGIAYGPRELHLCIANTVPARPAPPSQGAGHGLLGMRERAGMLGGELAAGPRPDGGYEVSAVLPMDPQDPPAGTAPETKKAP, encoded by the coding sequence GTGATCAATCCGAGCGAGTCCCCGGTACCCGACGCCCGCAGAATCCGTAGCGGCCGTACCGCACCGCGCGGCCTGGCCCGGGAGCTGTTCACCCTGAGGCGGGACCCCCTCCCGAAGATGTCCCGGCCGCGCTGGCTGGCCTGGCTGCCGCATGTGGTCCTCGGCTACGCGGCCATTCCCTGCGGCGTCCTGACGGGAATGCAGCTGAACGACCACTACGGGGTCTTCGGCGCCGCCGTGCTGGGGCTGTCGCTGCTGACGTCCGCGTCCGTCCTGCTCAGCATGTTCCGGCCGATCGCCGCCTGGTGGCTCGGCCTCGTCACGACGGCTCTCATCGCCTGGGTCATCCACGACCACGTCGGTCCGGGACAGTCCTGGCACTGGACGGCCGCCGGGCCGTTCACGTTCGCGCCCCTCATCCTGATGGTCGCCCTGCGGGTGCCGCCCCGGGTGACCGTCTGGGTCATCGGCATCACGCTCGCCCTCTCCGGACTGGCCGACGCCGTCCTCAGACCGCCCCAGAGCCAGACGATCACCGCCGGCGTGGCCATCCTCTTCGCGTTCGTGGGAATCCTCGGCTACGCGCTCCGCGCGACGCGCCTGGCCCGCGGCAAACTCGTCGAGCAGGAGTCGCTCACCGAGGAGGAGCGGGCCCGGCGCACGCTGCTGGAGGAGCGCAGCCGGATAGCCCGCGAGCTGCACGACGTGGTCGCGCACCACATGTCGGTGATCTCCATCCAGGCGCAGGTCGCCCCGCACCTCGTGGAGAACCCGTCCGAGGAGCTCAAGGAGAACCTGGCGGGCATCCGGGAGAACGCGTTGGAGGCCCTGACCGAGCTGCGACGCGTCCTGGGAGTGCTGCGCTCCGAGAACCCCGACGATCCGGCGAACCCGCACCATCCGCAGCCGACCCTCGCCGAGCTGGACGGCCTCGTCGACAACGTCCGGGGGGCCGGGCTGGACGTCACCACCGCGATCGCCGGGATACGCCGGCCGCTGACGCCCGGCGTTGAGCTCACCGCGTACCGGATCGTGCAGGAGGCACTGAGCAACTGCCTGCGGCATGCGCCCGGTTCGCAGGTGGAGGTCGGCATCGCGTACGGGCCGCGCGAGCTGCACCTGTGCATCGCCAACACCGTGCCGGCCCGCCCCGCCCCGCCCTCCCAAGGGGCGGGGCACGGGCTGCTGGGGATGCGCGAGCGGGCAGGCATGCTGGGAGGCGAACTGGCCGCCGGCCCGCGCCCCGACGGCGGGTACGAGGTCAGCGCCGTACTGCCGATGGACCCTCAGGACCCGCCCGCCGGCACCGCCCCCGAGACGAAGAAGGCCCCATGA
- a CDS encoding acyltransferase family protein, translated as MHKLRARWSALATGIDAATPAGRDRSVDALRAFAILGVVLGHWLVTALTATDGRLSTTSPLAHMPWLAPVSWVFQTLAVFFLVGGHVAARGYAAARERQVSYGTWVGQRLGRLFRPVAAVLVLWTVVAGGMLVGGAELDTVQTLVKLVLSPLWFLLVFAVLTAATPLVARINPLWPLAVVAGVDVWRFGLGGPEWIGWVNVAAGWLVPFTLGAAWSRGAFARRRAALLLLGAGTVGTVALVLWGGYPASMVGVPGAAVSNLNPPTLAAAAFGLAQCGLALLVREPLARAMRRPSAWAKVALVNLSAMTVFLWHQTAMMAVTALGLLLSADLPGLHTVPDSVDWIAARLLWLPVFAAALTVCWAAFRAYERGGRPKPEGPTRVVGSHRATAPDKEITHA; from the coding sequence ATGCATAAGCTCCGCGCCCGCTGGTCCGCCCTCGCCACGGGCATCGACGCGGCCACCCCGGCCGGCCGGGACCGGAGCGTGGACGCGCTGCGCGCCTTCGCGATCCTCGGTGTGGTCCTCGGGCATTGGCTGGTCACCGCCCTCACCGCCACCGACGGCCGGCTGAGCACCACCAGCCCGCTGGCGCACATGCCCTGGCTGGCACCGGTCTCCTGGGTGTTCCAGACCCTGGCCGTCTTCTTCCTCGTCGGGGGCCACGTCGCCGCCCGCGGGTACGCCGCGGCGCGCGAGCGGCAGGTCTCGTACGGCACGTGGGTCGGGCAGCGGCTGGGCCGGCTGTTCCGGCCGGTCGCCGCGGTGCTCGTCCTGTGGACCGTCGTGGCGGGCGGGATGCTGGTCGGCGGGGCGGAGCTGGACACCGTCCAGACGCTGGTCAAGCTGGTGTTGTCACCGCTGTGGTTCCTGTTGGTGTTCGCCGTGCTGACCGCCGCGACCCCGCTCGTGGCCCGGATCAACCCGCTGTGGCCGCTGGCCGTGGTGGCCGGCGTCGACGTGTGGCGCTTCGGCCTCGGCGGGCCGGAGTGGATCGGCTGGGTCAATGTGGCCGCCGGCTGGCTCGTCCCCTTCACCCTGGGCGCCGCCTGGTCCCGCGGGGCGTTCGCCCGGCGCCGGGCAGCGCTGCTCCTGCTCGGGGCGGGGACCGTGGGCACGGTCGCGCTGGTCCTGTGGGGCGGGTACCCGGCGTCCATGGTGGGCGTCCCCGGAGCCGCGGTGTCGAATCTGAACCCGCCGACGCTCGCCGCGGCCGCGTTCGGACTGGCCCAGTGCGGGCTGGCCCTGCTGGTGCGCGAACCTCTGGCCCGGGCGATGCGTCGGCCTTCGGCCTGGGCGAAGGTGGCCCTGGTGAACCTCTCCGCCATGACGGTCTTCCTGTGGCACCAGACCGCCATGATGGCCGTCACCGCTCTCGGGCTGCTGCTGTCGGCCGATCTGCCCGGTCTGCACACCGTGCCCGACTCGGTGGACTGGATAGCAGCCCGGCTGCTGTGGCTGCCGGTGTTCGCCGCCGCCCTGACGGTGTGTTGGGCAGCGTTCCGCGCGTACGAGCGGGGCGGCCGTCCGAAGCCGGAGGGCCCCACTCGCGTCGTCGGCTCCCACCGGGCGACGGCCCCCGACAAGGAAATCACCCATGCCTAG